A genome region from Chryseobacterium sp. G0186 includes the following:
- a CDS encoding RDD family protein, whose amino-acid sequence MSQIAINTSQNVNINFTIASVGERMLAFIIDLLIRVAYVIIVLYLFFNIFDLGYLLNGLDQWSVMAVYIILTFPTYIYPVVLESLMEGQTPGKKLMKIRVVKIDGYQASFGDYMIRWVFRLVDVSFAGVVGLISMIVSKNNQRLGDIASGTAVISLKNNINISHTILENIHEDYLPSFPQVIALSDNDMRIIKDNYTKAVKGDDRQIISKLSDKIKSILKLEIDPTKMTEKQFINIIIKDYNYYTGKDN is encoded by the coding sequence ATGTCTCAAATTGCGATAAATACCTCACAAAATGTAAATATTAACTTTACTATTGCCAGTGTAGGAGAAAGAATGCTTGCTTTCATTATTGATCTTCTGATAAGGGTTGCCTATGTAATTATTGTGCTCTATCTTTTCTTCAATATATTTGATTTGGGATATCTGTTAAATGGGCTGGATCAATGGTCTGTGATGGCTGTATATATCATTCTTACATTCCCTACCTATATTTATCCTGTTGTTTTGGAAAGCTTGATGGAAGGACAAACTCCTGGTAAAAAACTCATGAAGATCAGGGTAGTAAAAATTGATGGCTACCAGGCAAGTTTTGGAGATTATATGATTCGTTGGGTATTCAGATTAGTTGATGTATCCTTTGCAGGAGTGGTAGGTTTGATTTCAATGATTGTCTCCAAAAACAATCAACGCCTGGGAGATATTGCTTCCGGAACCGCCGTCATTTCGCTTAAGAACAACATCAACATTTCCCATACTATTTTGGAAAATATTCATGAAGATTATCTGCCATCATTCCCACAGGTAATTGCCCTTAGTGACAATGACATGAGAATTATTAAAGATAACTACACCAAGGCAGTAAAAGGAGACGACCGCCAGATTATCAGTAAACTTTCTGATAAAATCAAAAGTATTCTAAAGCTGGAGATAGATCCTACCAAAATGACTGAAAAACAGTTCATCAATATTATTATTAAAGACTATAACTACTACACCGGGAAAGACAATTAA
- a CDS encoding UDP-2,3-diacylglucosamine diphosphatase — MKRNVELVVISDVHLGTYGCKAKELLRYLNSIQPKTLVLNGDIIDIWQFKKSYFPKPHLKVIRKILSFATKNTEVYYITGNHDEMFRKFTDFELGKLKVCNKICLTIDQKKTWIFHGDVFDASVQHSKWIAKLGGKGYDLLIVINNVVNWFLEKMGKEKYSFSKKIKNNVKKAVKYIGDFELTASELAIDNQYDYVVCGHIHQPQIREVVNKKGSCTYLNSGDWIENLSALEYHDKEWRIFYYDEHKHLLKDDEVEEIQEMDSSELLKIVTNFT, encoded by the coding sequence ATGAAAAGAAACGTTGAATTAGTTGTCATATCGGATGTTCATTTGGGAACTTATGGATGTAAGGCTAAAGAATTACTGAGATACCTCAATTCTATTCAGCCTAAAACTTTGGTTTTGAATGGAGATATTATTGATATCTGGCAGTTCAAAAAGTCTTACTTCCCTAAACCTCATTTGAAGGTGATCAGAAAGATCCTTTCATTTGCAACCAAGAATACAGAGGTTTACTATATTACAGGCAATCACGATGAGATGTTTCGTAAGTTTACCGATTTTGAACTTGGGAAGCTTAAAGTTTGTAATAAAATTTGTCTGACTATTGATCAGAAGAAAACCTGGATCTTTCATGGAGATGTTTTCGATGCTTCTGTTCAGCATTCCAAATGGATTGCCAAGTTGGGTGGAAAAGGATATGATCTTTTAATCGTTATCAATAATGTTGTGAATTGGTTTCTTGAAAAAATGGGTAAGGAAAAATATTCATTTTCAAAAAAAATCAAAAACAATGTGAAGAAAGCGGTGAAGTATATTGGAGACTTTGAACTGACGGCCTCAGAGCTGGCAATAGATAACCAATATGATTATGTAGTTTGCGGACATATTCATCAACCACAAATAAGAGAGGTTGTTAATAAAAAAGGGTCCTGTACCTATCTGAATTCCGGCGACTGGATTGAAAACCTTTCTGCATTGGAATATCATGATAAAGAATGGAGGATTTTTTATTACGATGAGCATAAACACCTACTTAAAGATGATGAAGTAGAGGAAATCCAGGAAATGGATAGTTCTGAACTTTTAAAAATCGTAACCAATTTCACTTAA
- a CDS encoding glycosyltransferase family protein, giving the protein MKILYAFQGTGNGHVARAQEIIPILKKYASVDTLISGHQSQLKADFDINFKHRGISLLYNKTGGLSYRKTFTDNKFIEAAKTIKNLELSQYDLIINDYEPLTGWASKLKNLPMIELSHQASMSFAETPKPKKKDFLGEMILKYYVPSERKIGFHFENYHPQIKKPVIRKKIRNLNPYKQGYYLVYLPSFADENIIKVLRKIPVEWKVFSKYSTVQVKVKNVEVFPIDEIQYLKYFEGCEGILCNAGFETPAEALFMDKKLFVIPIHNQYEQECNACALDTMGVPNSKVLNLQEIMEWVASDNHLKVDYPDDIEEILLNEVLIL; this is encoded by the coding sequence ATGAAGATCTTGTATGCATTTCAAGGCACCGGAAATGGGCATGTAGCGAGAGCGCAGGAAATAATTCCTATTCTCAAAAAATATGCTTCGGTGGATACATTGATCAGTGGACATCAGTCGCAGTTAAAGGCTGATTTTGACATTAATTTCAAACATAGAGGGATTTCTCTTCTTTACAATAAAACAGGCGGTTTATCCTATCGCAAAACATTTACTGATAATAAATTCATTGAAGCAGCCAAAACAATCAAAAATTTGGAGCTGTCACAGTACGATCTGATTATTAATGATTATGAGCCATTGACAGGTTGGGCTTCCAAATTGAAAAATCTGCCGATGATAGAATTGAGTCATCAGGCATCCATGAGTTTTGCTGAAACACCCAAGCCTAAAAAGAAAGATTTTCTGGGGGAAATGATTTTGAAATATTATGTTCCCAGTGAAAGAAAGATTGGTTTTCATTTTGAAAACTATCATCCGCAGATCAAGAAACCGGTAATCAGAAAAAAAATCAGAAATCTTAATCCTTACAAACAGGGATATTATCTGGTCTATCTTCCAAGTTTTGCAGACGAAAATATCATTAAGGTACTAAGGAAAATTCCTGTGGAATGGAAGGTTTTTTCAAAATACAGCACAGTACAGGTAAAGGTGAAAAATGTAGAAGTATTTCCAATTGATGAGATACAGTATCTGAAATATTTTGAGGGATGTGAGGGAATTCTGTGTAACGCAGGTTTTGAGACACCTGCTGAAGCCCTTTTCATGGATAAAAAGTTGTTTGTCATTCCTATTCACAATCAATATGAACAGGAATGTAATGCCTGTGCTCTTGATACAATGGGAGTTCCAAATTCAAAGGTTTTAAATTTACAGGAAATCATGGAATGGGTAGCATCAGATAATCACCTAAAAGTAGATTATCCGGATGATATTGAAGAAATCCTTTTGAATGAGGTTTTAATTCTTTAA
- a CDS encoding YebC/PmpR family DNA-binding transcriptional regulator → MGRAFEYRKASKMARWDKMAKTFSKIGKDIALAVKAGGTDPESNPALRRCILNAKGANMPKDNVERAIKKASGADAENYEEITYEGYGQGGVAFFVECTTNNTTRTVANVRAVFNKFDGNLGKNGELAFIFDRKGIFTLDLAQVKMEWDDFEMEMIDGGAEDVEKDEDEVMITTAFEDFGSLSHKLDELGIEAKSAELQRIPNNTKEVNEDQFKANMKMLERFEEDDDVQNVYHNMEITEELMNSL, encoded by the coding sequence ATGGGAAGAGCATTTGAATATAGAAAAGCTTCTAAAATGGCCAGATGGGATAAAATGGCCAAAACATTCTCCAAAATAGGTAAGGATATTGCCCTGGCTGTAAAAGCAGGGGGAACAGATCCAGAATCGAATCCGGCATTGAGAAGATGTATCCTGAATGCTAAAGGGGCTAATATGCCTAAAGATAATGTAGAAAGAGCAATTAAAAAGGCAAGTGGTGCTGATGCTGAAAACTATGAAGAGATCACTTATGAGGGATACGGACAGGGTGGTGTTGCTTTTTTTGTAGAATGTACTACAAATAATACAACGAGAACTGTAGCCAATGTAAGAGCTGTTTTTAACAAGTTTGACGGTAACCTTGGAAAGAATGGTGAATTGGCATTTATCTTTGACAGAAAAGGAATCTTTACATTAGATCTGGCTCAAGTAAAAATGGAATGGGATGATTTTGAAATGGAAATGATTGATGGAGGAGCAGAAGATGTAGAAAAAGATGAAGATGAAGTAATGATTACAACAGCTTTTGAAGATTTTGGTTCTTTATCTCACAAGCTGGATGAACTTGGTATTGAGGCGAAAAGTGCAGAACTACAAAGAATTCCAAATAATACAAAGGAAGTAAACGAAGATCAGTTCAAAGCCAATATGAAAATGCTTGAGCGTTTCGAAGAGGACGATGATGTTCAAAACGTTTACCATAATATGGAAATTACAGAAGAGCTGATGAACTCTTTATAA
- a CDS encoding GNAT family N-acetyltransferase, with product MNFENNRSGNGGFLTLNNEIKEVGRLTYTIFPEDHKLIISFVLVHPEFEGRGMGKYLVEEAIRFARENKWKVYPHCSYARSVMTRMNDVDDIFLKN from the coding sequence ATGAATTTTGAAAATAACAGATCCGGAAACGGTGGATTTCTTACCTTAAATAACGAAATAAAGGAAGTAGGCAGATTAACCTATACTATTTTCCCTGAAGATCATAAATTGATCATTTCTTTTGTATTGGTTCATCCTGAATTTGAAGGTAGGGGAATGGGAAAATATTTAGTGGAAGAAGCCATCAGGTTCGCAAGAGAAAACAAATGGAAAGTGTATCCTCATTGTTCCTATGCAAGATCTGTTATGACAAGAATGAATGATGTGGACGATATCTTTTTAAAGAATTAA